In the genome of Dermacentor andersoni chromosome 3, qqDerAnde1_hic_scaffold, whole genome shotgun sequence, one region contains:
- the LOC126525069 gene encoding venom allergen 5-like — MERATPAIVWLWFSPLVVVLGTKNCKPPYNATHTMCMEPYQKCTTYYSETALSNVTVLWIHNHYRSYVALGQLANFPPAADMLQLRWDDDLAEVADARGRRCVGSAGISFTDYYEQRWTADFPRVGQNLLAQRSKNATPAVTWEHVVRDWFHQFTDYPTDQVGSHQRPKGTDAFSQVVWARTYAVGCSYTRSEVPALAPESKVFLYVCNYGPEGGEVGKPLYQAGAPCSRCPEDTVCDPSAGLCVMQGDKPGADQPPVTTASSPILMVPPPQARDSAPAAVAVAVAPALAAALAAVHRWRHGAA, encoded by the coding sequence ATGGAACGAGCTACGCCGGCAATTGTCTGGCTCTGGTTCTCGCCGCTCGTCGTCGTCCTGGGTACGAAGAACTGCAAGCCCCCGTACAACGCTACGCACACCATGTGCATGGAGCCGTACCAGAAATGCACCACGTACTACAGCGAGACGGCGCTTTCTAACGTGACCGTCCTGTGGATACACAACCACTACCGCAGCTATGTCGCGCTGGGCCAGCTGGCCAACTTCCCGCCGGCAGCCGACATGCTCCAGCTGCGCTGGGACGACGACCTGGCCGAAGTGGCCGATGCCCGTGGACGCCGCTGCGTCGGGAGCGCGGGGATATCGTTCACCGACTACTACGAGCAGCGGTGGACGGCCGACTTCCCCCGGGTGGGCCAGAACCTGCTGGCTCAGCGCAGCAAGAACGCGACGCCGGCCGTTACGTGGGAGCACGTGGTGCGGGACTGGTTCCACCAGTTCACCGACTACCCGACAGACCAAGTTGGCAGCCACCAGAGACCGAAAGGCACCGACGCGTTCAGCCAGGTGGTCTGGGCGCGCACTTACGCCGTCGGGTGCAGCTACACGCGGAGCGAGGTGCCGGCTCTGGCGCCCGAGAGCAAGGTGTTCCTCTACGTCTGCAACTACGGACCCGAGGGCGGCGAGGTCGGCAAGCCGCTCTACCAGGCCGGCGCACCGTGCTCGCGCTGTCCCGAGGACACGGTGTGCGACCCGTCCGCGGGACTCTGCGTGATGCAGGGGGACAAGCCGGGCGCGGACCAGCCTCCGGTCACGACGGCCTCGTCGCCGATCTTAATGGTGCCTCCTCCTCAAGCACGTGACTCTGCTCCCGCGGCGGTCGCCGTAGCGGTCGCTCCTGCGCTCGCCGCAGCCTTAGCGGCCGTCCACAGGTGGCGCCACGGTGCCGCCTGA